CTATTTTGAAATCTCTCCTTTATAACCAAATACTTAATATCAATGTGCTTTGATTCTCCtctagttttattatttttgaagaattgcaCAATAACATTATCATCACAATATATTCTCAATTGTCTTATTATCGAATCAATAATGTGTAACCCTTGACACAAAATTTCTTAACCATATTGCGTGACATATGGCTTCATAATATGCTACATATTTAATCTCTATTGTAGAAAAAGTTATCAATAATTACTTATGATtcttctattaaatattacatcagataacataaaaatatagccATAAGTAAACCTTCTTGGTATCTTTATAGCTAACATAATTAGAATCAAAATAACTAATAATCTCTAGATTATTCGTTCTTTTATACGTAAGCATGCAATCCTTAATCCCTTGCAAATAATGCAACACTTTCTTAGCTGTTTTCTAATGTTTAATACTTGGATTACTTTGGTATTAACCAAACATACCCACTACATAAGCTATGTTTAGTCATGTGCAAACTTGAGCATACATGATACTTCCTATTATAGAAGCACAAGAAATTTAttccacttgttttttttttaatattatttttgagacATTGAAGGTCACAAAGTCCTTTCACAACATGGCCAACATTGTCGAAACAGTTTTGTATGTTGgaccttttaaaataattttcaatataattctTTTTGGAATAATCCTAATAATCCATGTAACCTATCTTGATGAATCTCAATGCCTATTGCATAGGATGTTTCATAAAGATCTTTCGTATCAAAGTTCTTAAATCAAAATTGTTTGGTCTCATAAATCATTCCCATATTGTTGCAATGAGCAATATAACATTAACATATAATACAATAATACAAATCTAACTCCCATTGATTTTAAAGCATATACATTGATCTACtagattttctttaaaaccaaaAGTAATGAGACTTTCATGTAACTTGAGATACCATCGCCTAGAAGTTTGCTTTAGACCATATATTAACTTATTAAGTTTATGTACTATATGTTCATCATCTTTTTATCCCGAAAACTCTTGGATTGATTCATATGAACCTCTTCATGCAAGTCACCATTcaaaaagacaattttaatGTCCATTGATGTAAGTTCAATTAAAATGAGGTACTAAGGTCATGACTATTCtacgataattttttttagaaataggaGAAAATGTTTCATTATAATCGATTCATTCTTTTTAAGTGTATCATTTTGCAACTAACTTGACCTTGTATCTTCCGATGTTGCCTTACAATCacataatatgaaaaatattataatcgtatcatttgattgaattataataatttataaattatataaacatgacataattattaaaattaaaatattgaaacgTAAGCAAGTTCAACACCTTTGGGTAAAAACTACGTCAACTTTTTATTGTTAAGTTCTTGtcatataatcaaataatatgGTTAATCACAAACAAACAAGCAAATCTTTCTCTTAGGATTTCTATAATCATAAGTTAAACTACCAATTATAAATTTTCGACtttcataaaatcatacaataaatataattaaaattataaaatattgaaaatgtatATCATTCATATACatcacattatatatatataattataattataattatccATAAGATcaattaataatcaaaattcGAAAACTATGTTCTATGATCCAAACTTTGTTGGCTATGACACCAATTATAAACAAAACTTTAcgcaaaaatagttttctaaaaaattaatttagatgcATAAAATGTAATACTTATAATGTGAGCTTGAGTTACGTTATGAATCATTTTCGATCAAGATCTTCAAATATCATATAGCGGACGGTATATGTTATTATAAGTAAAATAACCAAAATTCTTTAACTCAATGTTATATTAATTGGTTCACCTACCCATCAATTCatatacttaatttttaaaaattatggatATATATCTAGAATGAACacatagaataaataaaaaaaatgacatttgaaaaaaaaaatggtctaAACCTATACCACAAGACTCAAAGATGGtggctttaaattttttattattgagagTCATCATGTGGGTGGCTCCGCCACTAACCATACGGTCCATGTCCATGCATCACACGCAACGCATATGCTACCTGAAATTTTTTAGTCACCTAACTTCACATGCTAAAATGcccatttcatttttcataataccCACCATATCCCCTCCcccaaagattaaaaatttaaaaattaaaaaaaaaaaaacatttgctataaaaaattaaaatacaatgcATTTATgaatgatttcttattttacaCATCCTTGGTTGAATGATTTCTTTTGGACACTTGCCTTTCACTTTAGCATAATGCATAACATATGATCTAAGAGGAGAGAGAGGGGATAGATGAGGAATTATGACAAAAGGGATGGGGTAGGAAGGTGTTTCGAAAGTAGGTGGCGCCAACGTCCCTCTCACCAACCCCGCCCGCAACTTTCATCATCGATTTCATCTTCCTCTACAGTTCTCTCTCTGCGGTTGGTGAGCCTAATCCTCTGTTTCTGTGAGATCTTTCTCCATTATAAATCACAGAGCTCCTCTGTTTCTTCCTCTCTTGTAGGGGCTCCGATTTCTGAATTAAACATGGCCAGGAAGAAGATCAGAGAGTACGACTCCAAGAGGCTTCTCAAGGAGCACCTCAAGAGGCTCGCTGGCATCGATCTCCAGATCTGCTCAGCTCAGGTTTCcgctctcttcttcttccactCTTTGATCcgtttttttttgtctttttctctGATGTCAGCATGATATCATCGAAATTCTACGATTCCTTTTATCGGATttgtgtttggttgctgagaacaATGACagaaattagatttttgaatcGAGGATGAATGGATGATTATTTGTTGAGAAATTGTTCATTTGGGAATTTAGTCAAATAGACTTAGCCTGATTGATTGATGAATTCGTGAAATTTATGAGTAATTTGCAAAAATTTTCAGTTTGCCGGAAAAGATtcgaaacttcatttttttgttgGCCTTTTCTGTGATTTCCTTGGGAATCAAATGGAGGGTGAATGGAATGTCAATTTTTTGTTGCTTAGTACAAGTTGTTAGTTTTTGTTGCAATAGTTACATTGAAATTATGGCGTTGAATTTTGTGTGttatatagaaaatgaaaatgatggcctTTCTGGGAAATTGGTTGTACTGCTTAGGTTACTGAGGCAACGGACTTTGCTGAGCTAACAAACAAAGAACCATGGCTTTCATCCACTAGATTGGTTGTGAAACCTGACATGTTGTTTGGAAAGCGTGGGAAGAGTGGCTTGGTTGCATTGAATTTGGATCTGGCTCAAGTTGCTGAATTTGTGAAAGCACGACTTGGTGTTGAGGTTGAGATGGGTGAATGCATCAAATTTACCAGAATTTTGGCACTAATTCATTTCTGTTAACATGTGAATTGGGTTCTCTTTAGGTTGAGATGGGTGGTTGCAAGGCACCAATTACCACTTTTATTGTCGAACCGTTTGTTCCCCATGACCAAGAGTATTACCTTTCGATTGTATCTGATAGGCTTGGCTGCACTATTAGCTTTTCAGAATGTGGTGGTATTGAAATTGAAGAGAACTGGGATAAGGTGTGTTAATACAGTTATATGTGTTATATCTGAGGGTTGGCTTCTTAGCTCTGAGTAACACCCGCTTTATGTGATTTGTGATCTTTACAGGTGAAGACTATTAATCTTCCAACTGAAAAGCCTATGACACCTAAGACATGTGCTCCATTGATTGCCACTCTTCCCCTGGAGGTGAGttttgatatttgttttctaaCTTATAGGttcttttctctgtttttacTTGGATTGATATCTGAGACAAGAGTTTGTATTAGAATTTCCTTTACAAAATCAACGGTGGGCCTTGTGTTCTTGAGAGATATAACTTTACACATCATTTGTGTCTCTCTTCTATGACAATGCAAATGAATTAATccatgttttataattttcaccATCACTCTGGAAGAAGATAGGGACTTTCATGGGATGATGAAGAATCTAAGTCTAGAAATGGTTTTACTTTCAGCATATCTCATACTATAAGTTATTGTCCAAGTCTTAGTCCAAGGTGATGAAACTCCattaatatttgtttgttttttcggTCTTGCTGTGTAGTTTGGCTACCATGTACTAAGTGCACTTTGCTTTGTTACTTAGGTTCGAGGGAAAATTGGTGACTTCATAAAGGGTGTGTTTGCTGTATTTCAAGGTATGCAatcttttggaataaaaaattgcCTTCTGCCACTTTGGcatttatgcaaaaaaaaaaaaaaaaaacagatctTCACAGGCCTATGTTTTAGTGCTTTGCTTTTTAAATATGCTTGACAATGTAGTGatacaatttttttgaatttaatgggaaaaatagtttatttttctagttCTTTTTTAATAGAGGAATGTcaaattatctttatatttatgtgtataatttttgttttcattcttctattttttgtttaacaTTTTGTTGAGAACATTGTCATTGTTCACTTCTAATTGTTGTACCATTCTCTCCACAGATCTTGACTTCAGTTTCCTAGAGATGAACCCATTTACCCTGGTGAATGGGGAACCATACCCACTGGATATGAGGGGAGAATTGGATGATACTGCtgcttttaaaaacttcaaGACGTATACCTTTGTTATTCTGAAAATACTTAAGTCAGAAATTTTCAGTTACTACATACTTTCAGAGTGTCTTATCTATTATATTGTTATGCTAACAGGTGGGGCAATATTGAGTTTCCGCTGCCTTTTGGAAGAGTACTAAGCCCCACAGAGGGCTACATTCACTTGTTGGATGAAAAGGTAATTGCATATCTGTTCTACTCATATTTACGTTTGACAGTAAAATTTCCTGTCTTGGGTAATTATCATTCCTATGGTAGGAATTATTAGTGCACCAACCTTGCATGTTAAGATAAACAGCAAAATGCATGAGTTATctctttttattgaatagagTCATAGGAGATCTCAAGAGTTCTACCAGCTTGAGAaatgaatttcttttcttctgcaCACAATTTAGCATGCACCTTTTGAGATGATGCTTGATGGCCATAAATGTTATCTAGCTTACATGGATGCATTAAAGAGCTATTATTTGTTGAAATATGTTTACCAATATGGATTTATGCTCAAATAAACTCTGGGAGTTACAGAATGCATCAAAGTTAGATTTGTTATTCTGTTTTCCTAGTTAACCATTAACCTGCTGAAGCACACAAGTACTTTTGTGTTTATCTTCTGTGTTGGTATGCCTGACTGTATGTGTAAATGGAAATCCTTGCCCCTTCTCCTATACTTTCCCTTTAGTTAAAGTGACATGATTCTTAAAGTACTGAAGGTCAGCTAGAGATGGGAGCAAGATAAACTTTGGTCTTTTGGTTATTGGATTATTGAGATTTCTTAAATGGGAAAGGCTACTTATATGGACATGTGCACTTGGTTCTGGTGGTTTAAATGAAATATACTGTCTTCCTTTCATATGATTCCATGATAAAATCCAACCTATTCACAAGATGAAAAAGATTCGAGCTTTTTTTCCCAACTCAGCTGTtctcttgaattttatttatttattttttattatttctggTTTTCTCAATCTAAAATTAGTCTGTTCAATCATAGAAATTGGAGTTTACCTATGTACAGCAGAAAGTGATCCACTAATCTTACACTGGTGCAGACAAGTGCATCTTTGAAGTTCACTGTTTTGAACCCCAAAGGACGCATCTGGACTATGGTAGCTGGAGGTGGTGCAAGTGTTATATATGCCGATACTGTAAGTGCACCTCCATATCTCACATCCACCCATTATTGACATTTATTTCAGCCGTGGTTGAAAAATGAAGCATTTCTACATTTATTGTCGGAACTTGGAAGGATTTTACCTGTTTAATTCTAAACCTTGatgattttgtttccatttaaCCAGGTTGGAGATTTGGGTTATGCGTCAGAGCTTGGTAACTATGCAGAGTATAGTGGAGCTCCGAATGAGGAAGAGGTGTTGCAATATGCCAGAGTTGTTCTTGATGTAAGAAATTATGAACTTTGGCATACCTTTTGGGCTTCAGCTCTTTGTTAAAATTTGCtgcttaaaataattttcatttgttgtgGAACAATATACTCTTTACAGTGTGCTACTGCTGACCCTGATGGCCGTAAGAGAGCCCTTCTCATTGGAGGGGGTATTGCTAACTTCACTGATGTTGCTGCCACTTTCAATGGGATAATCCGGGCTCTGAAGGAGAAGGTGTGATCAAGTTGAATTATTCTCTCTGGATCTTGGTTGTTTCAATTCTCATCCTAAATTCAAGTTTgcttcaacttttttttttctttttttctttttttctgacAGGAATCCAAATTAAAAGCCTCCAGAATGCACATCTATGTTCGAAGAGGTGGTCCTAACTATCAGACTGGCTTGGCAAGGATGCGTGCCTTGGGAGAGGAACTGGGAATCCCTCTTGAGGTATGATATAACTTCTATACACTGGATGTGAAAACCACATTAGTCAGCTCCAGgcacaaaaacattttttgaagtatGGGAAatttttagggtttgtttggcaatgtttttggaaaaaagaaaaaaaaacagtttttgaaaatacttcttaaaagtAATTCtcactcaaatatgaaaaacagttttctctACTTGTTCTTCATAAAAGTTGTACAATACAAAAGTTTCTAAattatattctttatattttttattgttgttgaaacatcctaaaaaaaaaacaaatgaaaacaccTCAAATTCATTATAAAACACTACctgtttttagaacaaattctcaaaaaactcctttttttataaaaaaattgataaagatGTTTTATAAGTTAgcaaactgttttttgttttaaaaaacagaaaactattttcgagGACAGCTCCCAAACAAGATTTTAAGATGCCTAAAACCTTCACTAACACATGATTTTTCTTGAAAGATGCTTCTTATTTCCTAGAAGGTTTGCAATGTAATACGACTTTCTAGTTTCATAACTGTAGCTTGATCATGTTTGTTTCTCATTCTGTTGCAGGTTTATGGGCCTGAGGCAACAATGACCGGGATTTGCAAGCAGGCAATTGATTGCATCATGTCTACTGCCTAATATCCCACCATTCTCGATTCTCCTTCCTGGACATTTACTCAGACAATAATTTAGTGTGAGGCTCCCATCAAGGCATAAGCTAGATTGGATTGTTGTGAACTATGAGGTTGCTGAATTCTTGTTAAAGTAAAACTGAAACAATTTTCTGCAATAATCACCCCATATTTGTAGCTCAATCTGTTAGTTTTTGTGTCAACTTCTAATTCGTTAGACTAGCAAAGATCAGTGGTTTCAATTCTGTGTTTAATTATATTCTACTAGGCTGTTGAAACTTTTGCAGTACAGTGAAGGGTCTTTCTAAACAGCATAGGAAAAGGGAAACCCTAATGGCTTTTTCAGGTGAACCGGGTCGAATTGATGTTTGTGGATTGAATCCTTGTAAGGGAATAAACTATGGTATATGTGAAACAAGGCTAATAAACTTGTGCAAAACACTCAAGAGGATGGgttttaaaacctttttcaaaaacatttttaattaaacaaataatagaGCAAGTAAAGAGAATATGGAAGAGAGATTGCAAGCTCGATTTTAAAGTGGTTTGACAATTCATGTTCGAGTAAGGGTTCTACTAATGCAAAACTTTCAACCCAGACTTTCTCTGCAATTGAATTCACATGCTTCAATGGACTTTATAAATCTTTTTTCAAGTTCAATCCTAACTCGAAACTTTAACACTCAACCTTACTCAAATAGATGAGAGTTTAAGCACACTTAACCTAGCTTAATATGTGAATAAGTACAAAAAAGTTAAGATGGATACAAAGGTGCACTAAGATAAATTTGTAAGTGAGAAGTTAAAGcatcaaagagaaaaagagagtttTGAATGTGAGAAATAGGTTGGTAGAAAGTTTAATTTTTCTCTTGGTAATAAATGAATAGTAGTCCTCTATTTATAAGTTTGTAACCTTGAACACCCAAACATGCACCAACTAACATTTTCAAGTCAAGATTCGATTCAGCGAATTAACTTACCATTAGGCAATTAATGCTTAGTAGGTGACTGCTTGCCTGTTTTAGGGTTCATCCAAACCTTGACCAAAAAAAGGATTTGTCTCGACTAGGAAAATGTTTTCCTTGTTTGAGATCACAACCCTtttagaagagaaagaaaactttttGCACCTTTAATTGGATTCTTGaaagttattaatatatttagttactatattagaattatatatttaattattatatattgatttaattattatatcttttatttatctaGTCATTGTATTagaattgttttctttctttttataagggtaaattagtatttattttcttttattatgcctatttaaattctaatggtGTTGtatctattttcaaaagaatttgtAATAAGAAatcctagatttttttttttttttttaaatttgaatcttttttggatttcaatgtagtataaaaaaaaattgatctttaatgAGATTTTTGATTTGTGATCTCATGGAAGAGAGTTTAATTGCATACGCtattttttgtatctatttgATCgtggtttttttaattttttttaatttttttttgtgtttgattGTGGAATATCATAATGAGTGATCAAATCGTTCTTTTCCTATTTGATCCTAGCATTTGATTTCATATTCGTTTTCTTCAGTTcatatctattttcttttgtttgatggttatttgttgtttttagattttaattaaaaaaatatatcaaattatattatatcataaatttttcattttttagaaagataataattttgtttttaattttttttttactttcttgaattttatattttctataattcatataaatatatagaaaataagtttttgaaaaaatattataaataaattttgaattatccAATAAACTTAACCAATCCAAACTCAAACTTAGAGAAATGAAGTTGAGTTGAGTACTTTGGTTTAGAAGTTAGATTGAATTGGGTTATGattgattttcttaatttaggttgagttcaagttaaATCAACCTGACCAATCCGTCCAAGTTACAACCATATTAAGCCGCGTCGAGTTCGCACACATAATATACCTCAATCTTCTTGCTTACTTGTCCCCCTATATACTGTAATAGTACAGTATGAATTAGAAAAAGAGTATGAAcactcattaacaaaattattCAGTAATGTGTTTCACCCACTCAAATGTCAAATTTTGACCACCACCACCTTAGAGCTATTCATAAGAGCCACCTTCCTTGGTTACATATACATTTATATATGAATGAGACTTGACCAAATCAAGGGTCTTCTGACA
Above is a genomic segment from Vitis riparia cultivar Riparia Gloire de Montpellier isolate 1030 chromosome 14, EGFV_Vit.rip_1.0, whole genome shotgun sequence containing:
- the LOC117930821 gene encoding ATP-citrate synthase alpha chain protein 2; translation: MARKKIREYDSKRLLKEHLKRLAGIDLQICSAQVTEATDFAELTNKEPWLSSTRLVVKPDMLFGKRGKSGLVALNLDLAQVAEFVKARLGVEVEMGGCKAPITTFIVEPFVPHDQEYYLSIVSDRLGCTISFSECGGIEIEENWDKVKTINLPTEKPMTPKTCAPLIATLPLEVRGKIGDFIKGVFAVFQDLDFSFLEMNPFTLVNGEPYPLDMRGELDDTAAFKNFKTWGNIEFPLPFGRVLSPTEGYIHLLDEKTSASLKFTVLNPKGRIWTMVAGGGASVIYADTVGDLGYASELGNYAEYSGAPNEEEVLQYARVVLDCATADPDGRKRALLIGGGIANFTDVAATFNGIIRALKEKESKLKASRMHIYVRRGGPNYQTGLARMRALGEELGIPLEVYGPEATMTGICKQAIDCIMSTA